ATCAGTAACACCTAGAGTATTGGATATATTAAAAAGTAATGATGTAAAAGCTAATTTTTTCTTTGTAGGAACTCAAATAAAGTATTTTCCTAATATAGTAAAAAGAGCTTATGATGATGGCCATTTAATATTAAACCATAGTTGGAATCATCCGTATTTCACCAAAATAAATATTGAAACAATAAGAGAAGAAATTATTCTTACTGAAAATAAAATAAAGGACATCATTGGCAAAAGGCCAGCTTTAGTGAGACCTCCATATGGAGCAACAGATGAAAAAGTTTTAGCTGCAGTCAGTGGAACAAACAATAAAATTGTTATCTGGTCTGTTGACTCCATGGATTGGGTTCAGAATATAGACAAACAAACTATTGTGAAAAATATACTTGATAATGTTAGACCAGGTGATATTGTTTTAATGCATAGTAGTGTGGGACATAAAATAGATGTGGAGATTTTACCAGAAATTATAGATGGATTAAGAAGAAAGGGTTATAGAATTGTTGATTTAAGCGTATTGCTAAAAATAAAACCATATAAGTAAAAATTAAGTTTACGACAACAAAAAACACAACAGTTGTACCCAAAATATTCGAAAAACAGCTTGCAAAAACCGTTGTTGTGTTTTTATGGTCTCGATTTGCCTTCCCGATCATGCATTTGTGAAAGATTCTGCTATTGCTGTGTTGCATGTATAAGTGGCATAAAAATGTCGTCTACAATCTCCGCTATGACTTCGTCGGATATGGGTTTCAGCTTTGTAATCAGCTCGTACTGCAACAGATCCACCGGCAATGAGATGATACGGGGCGTCAGCTTCTCAAGTCGGATTTCTCCGCGAAGTTCCGCGTTTTTCAAAATCACCGCCATAGCCGCCGTCAGCTTGCTCTCTGATCTCCGCTCGATCATTTGCGGCATGGATGCGGTGATCATGCGCCACACCAGTGGTTCCATCATAAGTCCCCTAATCGTCTCCGTGCCGATTGTTTTCAGCGGTTCAACACGCGCATGCAGATAGGCATACACATCGCCGCGCAGGTTTCCGGTATTCGGTATCTCATTTGTAATTTTAGGAAAATAATATTTACGCAGAGCAGCAATTACAAGCTCAGACTTATCGGCCCAGCGGCGATAAAGGACGGATTTGTTTGTCCCCGCCCGTGTTGCGATGCTCTCCATCGTCATATGCGTGTAGCCGGTTTCAGTGAGTTCCTCCCATGCGGCATTCAGGATTGCTTCTTCCAGAACTTCTCCGCGGCGGCGCTTACCTTTCTTTTGTTTATCCATGTTTTGTTTCCCTCCGAACCTCAACAATAAATGTACCTCTGTCATAGAAATATATATAAAAAACTTAAAGTTTCCTATTGACAAAGTTCTATATTTATTATATCATAGTCTGAAAAGAAACTCAATGTTTCTTATTGTGACTATGAAAGGAGTTTTCTCATGAGTACAGAAAATGTAAAACCGGCAAAAGAAAAACTCGATCCTGTCGTACTCAGGGCCGCCATTGTCCTAGTTGTCGGTGCGCTTGCGCCGCTATTTGATTCAACGATGGTTAATGTGGCAATCCATACGATTGCGGTTGATATGAAAACAACCATTTCCACCGTACAGTGGGTCGCGACAGGATACGTTCTGGCGATGGGGCTGACCGTTCCGATTTCAGGCTGGGCCACCAAACGATTTGGATGCAAACGATCCTATATATTTTCATTGGCGCTTTTTTTCATTGGCTCTGTATGCTCTATGCTGTCATGGAACATAGGAAGCATGATTATTTTCCGGGTCATTCAGGGTATCAGTGCTGGATTAATGATGCCGGTACTGCAAACAGAGCTGGTACAGATCTCCGGGGGACGCAATCTCGGACGAATTATGTCGATAGTCAGCATTCCCGCTATGCTTGGGCCGATCCTTGGCCCGGTGTTGGGAGGAATTATCGTCAACAGTCTGAACTGGCGTGCTATCTTTTTGGTTAATATTCCGATCTGTATTGTGGCGATTCCGTTAGCCTTGTGGGGAATACCAGCCGACAAGCTTTTGGAAAAGAAAGCATCCCTTGATGTGATTGGCTTGCTTTTGCTCTCACCAGCGTTTGCACTTCTGATCTATGGAATTGCCCAGATTGCCACGCACAGGGGATTAAATAGCAGTGCAGTCTATGTCCCGCTCATCATCGGCATTGTTTTGATGGCATCTTATGTCGTCTATGCTCTGAATACGAAACGGGAACCAGCTCTGAATCTGAGGCTGTTCAAATCCGTCAATTTTTCCGCTTCCAATATCCTGCTGATTTTCAGCGGCATCATTACGAATGGGGCTTTGTTGATGCTGCCGCTCTATTACCAGGAGGTGCGCGGTGCAAGTGCCCTGTCAGCCGGCTTGTGGCTACTTCCTCAGGGAATAGGCATGCTGCTCACCAGAAGTTGGGCTGGAAAAGCGGCGGATCGTGACGGCTCGCGCAATATTGTACTGATGAGCCTCGCTGCCATTGTAATGGGTACATTGCCGTTTGCTTTTGCGGGTACGGATACAAATATGATTCTTTTGGCTGTCGCCCTTTTGATCAGAGGGTCAGGGCTTGGCGGTTTGTTTATTGCAATCATGGCATCCGCCCTCATTGGACTTCAAAGAGATCAGGTTCCACATGCAAGTATAGCCACAAGGATCTTTCAAACTATCGGAGGGGCTTTCGGGTCGGCCATTCTTGCGACTGTCGCCGAGCAGCAGATGGCGGGCCACGTGCAGTCTGATCTTCATGCGATTGCATATGCATACGACGTCTCGTTCTGGTGGGCGATTGGCTTTGCAGTGGTAGCAGCGATCCCTGCGCTGTTCTTGGCGGTGCGTAAAAAATCGTAGCAGGAAACAGGTGCTGTCTATAAATGGGCTGCGTTTAATGAAGTACAATTTTTATTTTTAAATGAAGAACTACAAACGGTCGTTTTTAGTTCTTTTTTCTAATAGAACTAAATGCCGTTATTATATGAGAAAGTCAGCATCATAAATATGACCTAAATTAAAGTGCCTTTATTGCTTAATAAAAATGTTTATGGTACTATCACGTTGAGGTGATTAAATGAAAATTGGATATGCACGAGTATCAACTGCAGATTGGTCAATGGATCGACAACTTGATCAATTAAAAGAAATTGGCTGTAAAAAGATATTTATATGCATAAATAGCTCTAAATTATCAAGTGACTCTTAGTTTCAGATGGAGTTTTTTAATTTGAAAGGGGCTAGCAATTAATTGAATATGAAAAAATTAAAAAGAATAATTTTAGATAATGAGGAAATTCTCATAGAAAAAATTTTGAAATATGCAAAAGAACGAAATTATGTAAAATATACTTCAACTTTAAAAGAGGCATGGCGAATGTCAATGTCAGGACTTTCGGAATCCCTTATAAAAGCCATTGAAAAAAACAACTCTATCCCTGAGATGGGGCCAGATGATGATTTCACTAAAAGTGAAGTTGCTAAATTTGGGGTTTTAGAAGCGCAAAAACATCGTTCAAGGGGTGTTACATTAGGCATGTTTCTAGGACTTATGAAATATTATCAACAAGTATATATAGATATTATTGATGAAAGTAATTTTTTACCTAAAGAAAAGAAACACTTTTCCCAGTATATTAAAAGATATTTTGACCATATAGAATTGGGTTTTACTATAGAGTGGGCAGGATTATCTGGAAAACAAAAGTTAGAAGAGCTTCAAAAATCAAATAGAGAAATGACAAATGAAAAGAATAAATACCTAACTGTTTTTGAAAGTATTTATGATCCTATTATACTTGTAGGTAGAAATACTAATATTGAAAATATAAATTATAGAGCAGCAGAAGTTTTCTTAAATGTAGTTGTTCCAGGAACAAAATATTATGGAAATGTGAATATAGACGGGGAATTATCATGGATAAATGAAGAAATTAGTAAATTTGTTGATTCAAATAAAGATGAAATTTTACAGGAGAAAACAATTGAAACTAAAATTGGTGAAAAAACTTTTTTAGTAAAATTTAAGAAAATGCTTGATGTAAGTGAAAAGTATAGAGGGACTGTTATTATATTTAATGACATAACCCAAAGGATAGAAATAGAAAGAGAATTAAAAATTAAACATGAACAACTTAAATATTATGCATTTACTGACTGTATGACAGGAGTTTTAAACCGCAGAACAGGGCTTATGACATTGGAAAGGGAACTATCTCTAGTATGTAAAGGGGATAGACCTTTATCTGTATGTTTTGTAGATGTAGATGGGTTGAAAAAAATTAATGATACCTATGGTCACGTAGAAGGAGACTGGGTGATTAATTTTATTGTTTCAAATATTGAATTAATGGTAAGAAAGACAGATACGGTGAGCCGCATGGGTGGAGATGAGTTCCTCATAATTTTTCCGGATTGCTGTGAAGAGGATGCTGAAAAAATAATTGAGAGGATATGTTGTAGATTGAAGCATCATAAAAAGCCTTTTAAATGTTCTTTTAGCTATGGAATAATAGAAATAACAAAAGATAGCAAATTCAGTGTTAATGATGTGATTAAAGCTTCAGATGAAAAGATGTATAAGAATAAATTATCGAAAAATATATCAAGGGAATGATGAATTATTTAGGTTTAAAATTAACACACTAATATAAACTGAACTTATCATAGATAACAAATATGTAAACTGAAATCATGTGAATTTTAGTTTTAGGGGACTAAATAATAGGCTATAGTTTTTATTGGTGGTGTTTTTTGTGAGAATATTAAATATAGACAGTAATTTCCAGGAAATTAATGGGGATATTGAATTTATGGATAACCATTATTGGATAATCTTATCTATAGATGAAATTGACAGACTAGATAATTTTATATCTGTAGATAGGGAAACCATAAATGAGTGTAAAAGTTTTTCACAGGTACCAAAAATAAGTTTTTTTGATGGATATATTTTTTTAATATGTAATGTACTTAACTACGTAGAGGAAATAGTGATAGCTAAAGAATTAAATGTATTTTTAAGTAGAAATTATATTATAACTGTATACAAGGACAGAATTGATATATTAGATATTCTAATAAAGGATATAAACGATTCTAAAAATTGTTTTGTACTGAAAGACAATCCAAAGGTGTGTATACTTCTCTATTATATTTTAGACAGGATAGTAGTTAGAAACCATGATATAATATCTGAACTGGAAGTTGAAGCAGACAGAATTGAAATAAGTATTTTGAAAAATCCAAGACATGAGCAAATAGACAATTTAATAACTCTTAGAAGGCAGGTCTATAAGATAAGAAAATATTTAAGTCCTCTTATATACATAGGAGACAGTTTAGTTATAAATGATAATCTTGTAATTGATAAAGAGAGCATGAAGTATTTTATAAATTTAAATAAGAAAATAGAGAAACTTATGTCTTCTCTTGAAAGTTTGGTTCAAGATTTAGCTTTGGTTAGAGAAGCTTTTGAATCAGAAATATCCAATAAGACCAATGAACTTATGAAAATTTTCACGGTAATAGCAACTATATTTTTGCCTTTAAATTTAATAAGCAGCATGTATGGTATGAACTTAAAAGGAATACCATTTGTAGAACGGGATAATGGATGCCATTATGTAATATTAATTATGGTAGTTGTAGCCATAACTCTAATATGTGTATTTAAGAGAAAAAAATGGCTTTAAATTAATTTAACAGTATTGTAATAAAATTATTGTGATAAAATATAAATGGTAATAAAATGAATGTTACCATTTGTTTTTTTTCATAGTATTATGTAAGTTAAATATAGATAAGGAGAGATAGAAATGTCAAAGGATTTAACTAAAAAGTATAAATATGCCTGGGATAAATATTCAAAAAAAGATTTTAAGCTCCTTTTTGAGTTATCAGATGGATATAAGGATTTTATGTCCAGGTGTAAAACTGAAAGAGAATGTATAAGGGAATTTATATTAAGAGCTGAAAAAAATGGGTATAAGGATTTGGAAAGTATTATAAATGAAAAGGCTGTCTTAAAACCAGGTGATAAAGTTTATGCCAACAATAAGGATAAAACTTTAGCACTTTTTATAATTGGAAATAAAGATATACAAGAGGGTATGAGAATACTGGGGGCTCATGTAGATTCTCCAAGAATTGATTTAAAACAAAATCCTCTTTATGAAGATATGGATCTGGCACTTTTAGATACTCATTATTACGGGGGTATAAAAAAATATCAGTGGGTTACAATTCCTCTTGCCATTCATGGGGTAGTAGTAAAGAAAGATGGCAGTAAAGTAGAAATAGTGGTGGGAGAAAAAGAGGATGAGCCTGTAGTTGGAATATCTGATTTACTTGTACATTTATCTTCAATCCAAATGGAGAAAAAAGCAAACAAAGTAATAGAAGGAGAGGATTTAAACATATTAGTTGGAAGTATTCCAATTCAGGATAAGGAGGCTAAAGATAGGGTAAAACAAAATATTTTGAGGCTATTAAATGATAAATACAAAATAGAAGAAGAAGATTTTGTATCTGCTGAACTGGAGGTAGTTCCTGCAGGACCTGCCAGGGACTTTGGCCTGGATAGAAGTATGATTATGGCTTATGGACAGGATGATAGAATATGTGCATATACTTCTTTTGTCGCAATGATGAATATAAATAATCCTGATAAAACCTGTGCTACTCTTTTAGTAGATAAAGAAGAAATAGGAAGTGTAGGGGCTACTGGAATGCATTCAAGATTTTTTGAAAATACAGTGGCAGAAATTATAGCACTTTGTGGAGATTATAATGATTTAAAATTAAGGAGAGTTTTAACAAATTCAAAAATGTTGTCTTCAGATGTTAGTGCTGCTTTTGATCCTAACTACCCTTCTGTTATGGAAAAAAACAATTCAGCTTATTTTGGCAAGGGGATAGTATTTAATAAATATACCGGCTCTAAGGGTAAATCTGGATGCAATGATGCAAATCCAGAATATATAGCTGAACTAAGGAATATAATGGAAAAAGATGATGTGTACTGGCAAACTTCAGAACTTGGAAAGGTGGATCAAGGGGGAGGAGGAACCATAGCCTATATATTGGCACGATATAATATGCAGGTTATAGACTGCGGTATAGCACTACAAAATATGCATGCACCTTGGGAAGTTGCCAGCAAAGCTGATATATATGAGGCTGTAAAAGGGTATACTGCTTTTTTAAATAGAATATAACAAAAAATGCTGTATAATTTGAAATTTTTAGTTATACAGCATTTTTAGTACATGTAAAAATTAGTATAGTTACATACTATTTAGTTTATCTAAAAATATATTTATTCCATCCTCATCTAAAAAAACTTCACCTATGGCATGGGAATGTTTTAAATTTTTATCTTTTTGTGAAATGCTGCCATGGAAATCAGAGCCTGCAGTTATTATTTTGTTGTATTTTTTAGCATATTCTATAAATTTATTTGTATCTTCTGTACTATTGTTAGCATAAATTGCTTCTATACCGTGGAAAGGAAACCTGATTAGTTCTTCTATATCAATATCTTTTATAAGTACAGGATGGGCTAATACAACTAAAGCATTTAATGATTGAAGCATTTTTATGCCTTCTAATGTGGAAAGCTTTTTATTGGGAACATAAGCGGCACAGGATTCGCCTATAAAGTTTTTAAATATATCTTGAAAACTATAATTATATCCCTCATCTATAATAGCTCGAGCAATATGAGGTCTTGTAATAATTCCATGAGCATTTTTTACTATATTCTCATAAGAAATATTTATATTAAAAAATTTATTTAGATTATGAACTATTTTTTTACCCCTTTCTACTCTGTACGAATCCATTTCTTTTAAAAAATTTTTAAATTTCAATGATATAAAAGAGGGGTCTTTGAAATAGCCTAATATATGGACACTTTTGTTATTATATAAGGTAGATAACTCAAGGCCAGGAATAACCTTTATATTTACCTTTTCTCCTTGGTATAAAGCGCTGTCTATACCAGATATAGTATCATGATCCGTTATAGCTATTATATCCAAACCTGCTTTTTTTGAATTAGTTACTATTTCCGCAGGAGATAGTTTTCCGTCAGAAGCAGTTGTATGTAAATGAAAATCTCCTTTTTTATACAATAAAATCACCTACTTGTTAAAATTTAATATATATAAATTATACTTTAAAAAAGAAATATTTTATATAAAATATTGGATTAATATAATTTTTATATATAAAATATTTCTATTTGTAATAAATATTAACTTATTTTCATATAAACTTATAGTGTAATAATTTTTATATGGAGCAAACTTATAATGTAATATAAAACAAAGAATATAAAAAAGAATATAGAAAAAGAGGAGGAAATTAATCATGGCAAGTAACAGAACAAATAGAGTTTTAGTTCCGCAGGCTAAAGAAGCCTTGAATAGATTTAAAATGGAATCAGCAAGGGAAGTAGGAGTGAATTTAAAAGAAGGATACAATGGAGATCTTACTTCAAGAGAAGCAGGTTCTGTAGGTGGAAATATGGTTAAAAAAATGGTTCAGGCGTATGAACAGAACTTAAAATAGAATAAACATGAATTAAAGTCAGATGAAATAAATTTCATCTGACTTTTTTAATGCAATTTAATATACTTTTTAAATATTTTAGTAGAAATATATAAATTCATAGAATAAATTATTTTATGCCGCTTATTTTACCTCTAAGGGCTTTTATTCGTCCATTTACATAGTTTAAAAGTTCAGGTTTATTGTCCTTTATATTCATTGGGGCATTGGAAACTATACTTATAACATTTAATCTGTTGGAGTTTATTTCACTGGCAATTTCATGAGCTAAATGCTTATCTTTGGTTTTCCAATAAGCATTATTGAATTCGTTTGCTTGTTTTTTATTATAGTATCCTTTTTCAATGCCGAATTGAAATAAATCGGCAGCAGATTCTAGTTCATCCAAATCTCTGGATTTTAAAGTTTCATCAATAAGAGTTTGAAATGTTTTCATTATTATACTCCTTTTCAATAAATTGTTGGAACTAATATATCTATACTTTTAAACTTGAAATTTGTTCTATATAGACAATATACTTATACCTTTTTTCTGTTATTTTGTCAATATTGATTTTAAATATACATAATGCGAGTGTTTTATATATAAAATATTGCAGATTATATATTTTTTTGTCAATATGTTAAGTTTAAAAAGATTTTTATTTTTAAATATTTTTTGTGATTTAGGTAAAGACTATGTTTATGTAAAATAAATATTTTATTGAAAAGGAGTGACTTTCGTGGGTGATACAAAAAGAGAGTCAGAGAAATCTTCTATAGGTGGTTATATAGTAAGGTTTATTTTAACAGTAATTGTACTGGGGATAACTTCATTT
This window of the Clostridium kluyveri DSM 555 genome carries:
- a CDS encoding MDR family MFS transporter; translation: MSTENVKPAKEKLDPVVLRAAIVLVVGALAPLFDSTMVNVAIHTIAVDMKTTISTVQWVATGYVLAMGLTVPISGWATKRFGCKRSYIFSLALFFIGSVCSMLSWNIGSMIIFRVIQGISAGLMMPVLQTELVQISGGRNLGRIMSIVSIPAMLGPILGPVLGGIIVNSLNWRAIFLVNIPICIVAIPLALWGIPADKLLEKKASLDVIGLLLLSPAFALLIYGIAQIATHRGLNSSAVYVPLIIGIVLMASYVVYALNTKREPALNLRLFKSVNFSASNILLIFSGIITNGALLMLPLYYQEVRGASALSAGLWLLPQGIGMLLTRSWAGKAADRDGSRNIVLMSLAAIVMGTLPFAFAGTDTNMILLAVALLIRGSGLGGLFIAIMASALIGLQRDQVPHASIATRIFQTIGGAFGSAILATVAEQQMAGHVQSDLHAIAYAYDVSFWWAIGFAVVAAIPALFLAVRKKS
- a CDS encoding recombinase family protein; this encodes MKIGYARVSTADWSMDRQLDQLKEIGCKKIFICINSSKLSSDS
- a CDS encoding PHP domain-containing protein, which produces MYKKGDFHLHTTASDGKLSPAEIVTNSKKAGLDIIAITDHDTISGIDSALYQGEKVNIKVIPGLELSTLYNNKSVHILGYFKDPSFISLKFKNFLKEMDSYRVERGKKIVHNLNKFFNINISYENIVKNAHGIITRPHIARAIIDEGYNYSFQDIFKNFIGESCAAYVPNKKLSTLEGIKMLQSLNALVVLAHPVLIKDIDIEELIRFPFHGIEAIYANNSTEDTNKFIEYAKKYNKIITAGSDFHGSISQKDKNLKHSHAIGEVFLDEDGINIFLDKLNSM
- a CDS encoding TetR/AcrR family transcriptional regulator, producing MDKQKKGKRRRGEVLEEAILNAAWEELTETGYTHMTMESIATRAGTNKSVLYRRWADKSELVIAALRKYYFPKITNEIPNTGNLRGDVYAYLHARVEPLKTIGTETIRGLMMEPLVWRMITASMPQMIERRSESKLTAAMAVILKNAELRGEIRLEKLTPRIISLPVDLLQYELITKLKPISDEVIAEIVDDIFMPLIHATQQ
- a CDS encoding aminopeptidase — translated: MSKDLTKKYKYAWDKYSKKDFKLLFELSDGYKDFMSRCKTERECIREFILRAEKNGYKDLESIINEKAVLKPGDKVYANNKDKTLALFIIGNKDIQEGMRILGAHVDSPRIDLKQNPLYEDMDLALLDTHYYGGIKKYQWVTIPLAIHGVVVKKDGSKVEIVVGEKEDEPVVGISDLLVHLSSIQMEKKANKVIEGEDLNILVGSIPIQDKEAKDRVKQNILRLLNDKYKIEEEDFVSAELEVVPAGPARDFGLDRSMIMAYGQDDRICAYTSFVAMMNINNPDKTCATLLVDKEEIGSVGATGMHSRFFENTVAEIIALCGDYNDLKLRRVLTNSKMLSSDVSAAFDPNYPSVMEKNNSAYFGKGIVFNKYTGSKGKSGCNDANPEYIAELRNIMEKDDVYWQTSELGKVDQGGGGTIAYILARYNMQVIDCGIALQNMHAPWEVASKADIYEAVKGYTAFLNRI
- a CDS encoding sensor domain-containing diguanylate cyclase; this encodes MKKLKRIILDNEEILIEKILKYAKERNYVKYTSTLKEAWRMSMSGLSESLIKAIEKNNSIPEMGPDDDFTKSEVAKFGVLEAQKHRSRGVTLGMFLGLMKYYQQVYIDIIDESNFLPKEKKHFSQYIKRYFDHIELGFTIEWAGLSGKQKLEELQKSNREMTNEKNKYLTVFESIYDPIILVGRNTNIENINYRAAEVFLNVVVPGTKYYGNVNIDGELSWINEEISKFVDSNKDEILQEKTIETKIGEKTFLVKFKKMLDVSEKYRGTVIIFNDITQRIEIERELKIKHEQLKYYAFTDCMTGVLNRRTGLMTLERELSLVCKGDRPLSVCFVDVDGLKKINDTYGHVEGDWVINFIVSNIELMVRKTDTVSRMGGDEFLIIFPDCCEEDAEKIIERICCRLKHHKKPFKCSFSYGIIEITKDSKFSVNDVIKASDEKMYKNKLSKNISRE
- a CDS encoding alpha/beta-type small acid-soluble spore protein produces the protein MASNRTNRVLVPQAKEALNRFKMESAREVGVNLKEGYNGDLTSREAGSVGGNMVKKMVQAYEQNLK
- a CDS encoding polysaccharide deacetylase family protein, which gives rise to MIPYIIKPTDTMNLIGTNPYLNPLYVRPGIIIFMPLPLYRFVTYDILGSTNKMSKAQMNNLTIWRKYIVQLAKKHPNEMYINGPTIENNVSLTFDDGPDSSVTPRVLDILKSNDVKANFFFVGTQIKYFPNIVKRAYDDGHLILNHSWNHPYFTKINIETIREEIILTENKIKDIIGKRPALVRPPYGATDEKVLAAVSGTNNKIVIWSVDSMDWVQNIDKQTIVKNILDNVRPGDIVLMHSSVGHKIDVEILPEIIDGLRRKGYRIVDLSVLLKIKPYK
- a CDS encoding magnesium transporter CorA family protein, which encodes MRILNIDSNFQEINGDIEFMDNHYWIILSIDEIDRLDNFISVDRETINECKSFSQVPKISFFDGYIFLICNVLNYVEEIVIAKELNVFLSRNYIITVYKDRIDILDILIKDINDSKNCFVLKDNPKVCILLYYILDRIVVRNHDIISELEVEADRIEISILKNPRHEQIDNLITLRRQVYKIRKYLSPLIYIGDSLVINDNLVIDKESMKYFINLNKKIEKLMSSLESLVQDLALVREAFESEISNKTNELMKIFTVIATIFLPLNLISSMYGMNLKGIPFVERDNGCHYVILIMVVVAITLICVFKRKKWL